The Pseudomonas asiatica genome has a segment encoding these proteins:
- a CDS encoding penicillin acylase family protein: MKRSLTLLAVVVAVAAGAGYWYVQGKLPQREGEVAIAGLQAPVSVRYDARGVPHLQAQSEPDLYRALGYVHAQDRLFQMEILRRLARGELAEVLGDKLLPTDTLFRSLRIREQAALMAKRQDRQSPAWQALQAYLDGVNSWQASHPKPMEFDLLGITPRPFSAEDTLSIAGYLAYSFAAAFRTEPALTYIRDQLGPEYLNIFDLAWQPEGALSTPLAAADWQSLEALARLSHDALGDAGIPQFEGSNAWAVAGSRTRSGRPLLAGDPHIGFAVPAVWYEAELSAPGFNLYGYFQALNPFALLGHNRDFGWSLTMFQNDDVDLIAERTNPADANQVMVDGKWQALEKTEQQIAVKGEAPVTLSLRRSPHGPIVNDVLGATAGPTPIAMWWAFLETENPILDGFYQLNRADTLGKMREAAAKVHAPGLNLVWANARGDIGWWAAAQLPIRPDGVDPAFILDGASAQADKLGFYPFSVNPQQENPARGYIVSANYQPPAAVPIPGYYNLPDRGRQLDRHLANAEVKWDTQNSQALQLDTASDHGPRTLAPLLATLRAVAEGDEEKELVEQLAAWSGDYPLDSTSATLFNQFLYELAFAALHDELGDTWFPVLISTRAIDAALPRLAADADSPWWNTRGANQRTDRTAVVRTAWQNSLKHLRETLGSDPASWQWGKAHTLTHNHPLGVKKPLNLLFNVGPFAAPGTHEVPNNLSAKIGPAPWPVTYGPSTRRLVDFADAGQALTTNPVGQSGVPFDRHFADQAEGYVQGQYQKAQMGVIPAQSTLRLVPAP; encoded by the coding sequence ATTGCCGGCCTGCAGGCGCCGGTCAGCGTGCGCTACGATGCCCGCGGCGTGCCGCACCTGCAGGCGCAGAGCGAGCCGGACCTGTACCGTGCCCTCGGTTACGTGCATGCCCAGGACCGGCTGTTCCAGATGGAGATCCTGCGCCGCCTGGCCCGGGGTGAGCTGGCCGAGGTGCTGGGCGACAAGCTGCTGCCCACCGACACCCTGTTCCGCAGCCTGCGCATACGCGAACAGGCAGCACTGATGGCCAAGCGTCAGGACCGGCAATCGCCCGCCTGGCAAGCCCTGCAAGCCTACCTCGACGGAGTGAACAGCTGGCAGGCCAGCCACCCCAAGCCCATGGAATTCGACCTGCTCGGCATTACCCCGCGCCCATTCAGCGCCGAAGACACCCTGAGCATCGCCGGCTACCTGGCCTACAGCTTTGCCGCCGCGTTTCGCACCGAGCCCGCGCTGACCTACATCCGCGACCAGCTGGGCCCTGAGTACCTGAACATCTTCGATCTCGCCTGGCAGCCCGAGGGCGCCTTGAGTACACCGCTGGCCGCTGCCGACTGGCAAAGCCTGGAGGCCCTCGCCCGCCTCAGCCATGACGCGCTGGGCGATGCGGGCATCCCGCAATTCGAGGGCAGCAACGCCTGGGCCGTGGCCGGCAGCCGCACCCGCAGCGGCAGGCCGCTGCTGGCCGGCGACCCGCACATCGGTTTTGCGGTGCCGGCGGTGTGGTACGAGGCCGAGCTGTCGGCGCCGGGCTTCAACCTGTATGGCTACTTCCAAGCGCTCAACCCGTTCGCCCTGCTCGGTCACAACCGCGACTTCGGCTGGAGCCTGACCATGTTCCAGAACGACGACGTCGACCTGATCGCCGAGCGCACCAACCCGGCCGACGCCAACCAGGTGATGGTCGATGGCAAATGGCAGGCGCTGGAAAAGACCGAGCAACAGATTGCCGTCAAAGGCGAAGCACCGGTCACCCTCAGCCTGCGCCGCTCGCCCCATGGCCCGATCGTCAACGACGTGCTGGGCGCCACTGCCGGGCCCACGCCAATCGCCATGTGGTGGGCGTTCCTGGAGACCGAAAACCCGATCCTCGACGGCTTCTACCAGCTCAACCGCGCCGATACCCTGGGCAAGATGCGCGAGGCCGCGGCCAAGGTGCATGCGCCGGGGCTGAACCTGGTGTGGGCCAATGCCCGTGGCGATATCGGCTGGTGGGCGGCGGCGCAGTTGCCGATCCGTCCCGACGGCGTCGACCCCGCGTTCATCCTTGACGGTGCCAGTGCGCAGGCCGACAAGCTCGGCTTCTATCCCTTCAGCGTCAACCCGCAGCAGGAGAACCCGGCGCGCGGCTACATTGTCTCGGCCAACTACCAGCCTCCGGCCGCGGTGCCGATACCCGGTTACTACAACCTGCCGGACCGAGGCCGCCAGCTCGACCGCCACCTGGCCAACGCCGAGGTGAAGTGGGATACCCAAAACAGCCAGGCGCTGCAGCTGGACACTGCCAGCGACCATGGCCCGCGCACCCTTGCACCACTGCTGGCAACGCTGCGCGCAGTGGCCGAAGGTGACGAAGAGAAGGAACTGGTCGAGCAACTGGCAGCCTGGAGCGGCGACTACCCGCTCGACTCGACCAGTGCCACGCTGTTCAACCAGTTCCTCTACGAGCTGGCATTCGCGGCCCTGCATGACGAGCTGGGCGACACCTGGTTCCCGGTGCTGATCAGCACCCGCGCCATCGACGCAGCCCTGCCGCGCCTGGCGGCGGATGCCGATTCGCCGTGGTGGAACACCCGCGGAGCCAACCAGCGCACCGACCGTACCGCCGTGGTGCGCACGGCGTGGCAGAACAGCTTGAAGCACCTGCGGGAGACCTTGGGTAGTGACCCGGCCAGCTGGCAGTGGGGCAAGGCCCATACCCTGACCCACAACCACCCGCTGGGGGTTAAAAAGCCGCTGAACCTGCTGTTCAACGTCGGCCCATTCGCCGCACCGGGCACCCATGAAGTGCCGAACAACCTCTCGGCGAAGATCGGCCCGGCGCCATGGCCGGTGACCTATGGGCCGTCGACGCGGCGGCTGGTCGACTTTGCCGATGCCGGGCAGGCGCTGACCACCAACCCGGTCGGGCAGAGTGGCGTGCCGTTCGACAGGCATTTTGCGGATCAGGCCGAAGGGTATGTGCAGGGGCAGTACCAGAAGGCGCAGATGGGGGTGATTCCGGCGCAGAGTACCTTGCGTCTGGTGCCAGCACCGTAG